A single Alteribacter lacisalsi DNA region contains:
- the mgtE gene encoding magnesium transporter: MPIDMTENEIQLAIIQVLQEGKKRAFQEIMDELQPYDMFWQYNELPRKHKYKYLSYLSLRQLTELMNELEMDDRLDVLQKLGVERSTKVLDLMENDELASFMSELDEDKMEEILTEMKDEESEVVQSLLEYPAETAGRIMNNRYVWIRKHFTIGEAVEKLKDFVEYAEYLNYLYVIDEEKKLVGVVSYRDLLLGDAQEKIEDVMYSRVVKVDVNTDQEEAAKIISRYDFVSLPVVTEDDTLAGVITVDDLIDVVIQEANEDIEKLSASGKSIDFNTKPLVAASRRLPWLVILLFVGLVSGGIISGFEDTLDAVVALAFFMPMIAGMTGNTGTQSLAVVVRGLVSEDLSFPQVARLIFRELRVGIYIGIACGILITIIAYFWQGDMTLGLVVGSSLLLTLIIGTLAGTIIPLILYKLKADPAIASGPLITTINDILSLLIYFGIATAVLVNISG, encoded by the coding sequence ATGCCGATAGATATGACTGAAAATGAAATTCAGCTCGCGATCATCCAGGTGCTTCAGGAGGGCAAGAAACGGGCCTTTCAGGAGATTATGGATGAGCTGCAGCCGTATGATATGTTCTGGCAGTACAATGAACTGCCGCGAAAACACAAATACAAGTACCTTTCCTACCTCTCTCTCAGGCAGCTGACGGAACTTATGAACGAGCTGGAAATGGATGACCGCCTCGATGTTCTTCAAAAGCTCGGTGTCGAGCGTTCCACAAAGGTGCTCGATCTGATGGAAAACGACGAGCTCGCCTCGTTCATGTCGGAGCTCGATGAAGACAAGATGGAAGAGATTCTTACGGAAATGAAGGATGAAGAATCAGAAGTCGTACAAAGCCTTCTTGAATACCCCGCCGAAACGGCCGGACGAATCATGAACAACCGGTACGTGTGGATCAGAAAGCACTTCACGATCGGGGAAGCGGTGGAAAAGCTGAAGGATTTCGTTGAGTACGCCGAGTACCTCAACTACCTTTACGTGATTGACGAGGAAAAAAAGCTCGTGGGCGTTGTATCATACCGGGATCTGCTTCTCGGTGATGCCCAGGAAAAAATTGAAGACGTAATGTACAGCCGGGTCGTCAAAGTGGACGTCAACACGGACCAGGAGGAAGCGGCGAAAATCATCAGCCGGTACGACTTTGTCTCCCTCCCTGTTGTAACGGAAGATGACACACTCGCAGGCGTTATCACGGTTGATGACCTGATTGATGTCGTGATTCAGGAAGCAAACGAGGACATCGAAAAGCTTTCCGCCTCCGGTAAATCGATTGATTTTAATACGAAGCCGCTCGTGGCAGCCTCCCGCCGCCTTCCGTGGCTCGTCATTCTTCTTTTTGTTGGCCTTGTGTCCGGCGGGATCATCAGCGGATTTGAAGATACACTTGATGCTGTAGTGGCACTCGCCTTCTTTATGCCGATGATCGCTGGAATGACCGGGAACACCGGGACCCAGTCACTGGCCGTCGTTGTCCGCGGTCTCGTATCTGAAGATCTGAGCTTCCCTCAGGTGGCCCGCCTTATCTTTCGGGAACTGCGGGTAGGGATTTATATCGGAATTGCATGCGGAATTTTGATTACAATTATCGCGTATTTCTGGCAGGGGGATATGACCCTCGGCCTCGTTGTCGGAAGCTCACTGCTTCTGACACTTATCATCGGGACCCTTGCCGGAACAATCATCCCGCTGATTCTTTACAAGCTCAAAGCCGACCCTGCCATCGCGTCCGGTCCGCTTATCACGACCATCAATGATATCCTGTCCCTTCTCATCTACTTTGGGATTGCCACCGCCGTTCTCGTCAACATCTCAGGGTGA
- the nagB gene encoding glucosamine-6-phosphate deaminase, protein MELLIVDDAEEMSEKAASVLYDVIGEKQRAVLGLATGGTPVRTYKILSSRLNRAKKPLDHVHTVNLDEYIGLSPSDPNSYHSYMEKHLFQHTAIPKDQTHLPDGMAEDLAAECRRYEQLINSLGGTDIQLLGVGNNGHIGFNEPGTPFNQSTHVIDLVESTRKANARFFPSLDDVPRRAITMGISTIMKSRRILLIASGKGKADALKELFSGPQTEKVPVTALQSHPQVLVIADKQAASKM, encoded by the coding sequence ATGGAGCTGCTGATTGTAGATGATGCTGAAGAGATGAGCGAAAAAGCAGCATCTGTACTTTATGATGTCATAGGGGAAAAGCAAAGAGCAGTCCTCGGTCTCGCTACTGGTGGGACCCCTGTTCGGACCTATAAGATCCTTTCTTCACGTTTGAATCGTGCAAAAAAGCCCCTCGACCATGTGCATACAGTGAATCTTGACGAATATATCGGTCTCAGTCCATCGGATCCGAACAGTTACCACAGCTATATGGAAAAGCATTTGTTTCAGCATACGGCTATTCCAAAGGATCAGACACACCTCCCAGATGGGATGGCAGAGGATCTTGCTGCTGAATGCAGAAGGTATGAGCAGCTGATAAACTCGCTGGGTGGGACGGATATTCAGCTGCTGGGAGTTGGTAATAACGGTCACATCGGTTTTAATGAGCCGGGTACGCCCTTTAACCAGTCCACTCATGTCATTGACTTGGTGGAATCGACGAGAAAAGCCAATGCCCGTTTTTTCCCCAGTCTCGATGATGTGCCCCGCCGGGCGATTACGATGGGAATCTCCACAATTATGAAAAGCCGCCGGATTCTGCTGATCGCTTCGGGAAAAGGGAAAGCGGATGCCCTGAAGGAACTCTTCAGCGGCCCTCAAACCGAAAAAGTACCGGTCACCGCCCTCCAGTCCCATCCCCAGGTACTCGTCATCGCAGACAAACAAGCCGCCTCCAAAATGTGA
- the nagA gene encoding N-acetylglucosamine-6-phosphate deacetylase, protein MTRAIVFKNATLYTPGRTIRDPYMKITDLGQIASVGFADDLDAREEIRTVTFSTPARIVPGFIDLHIHGAANADVMDGTEEALGKMQRVLPAEGSTSFLATTLTQTPEEKMKALRVCRRVSEQTDRTGANLLGVHLEGPFISEKRAGAQPAQFIRKADIALFEKFQEASGGRIRLVTIAPEEDEEGLVEFLHESGVIPSIGHSDAHYEEVVRSIERGVRHATHLFNGMRGIHHRDPGTAGGVLLHAEIAAEVIADGIHIAPSMLKFAYRQKGADGIILITDAMRAKGMGEGTYQLGGQDVTVKNGQATLGDGTLAGSILKMNEAVRNMIAFTGCSFEEAVRMAAFNPAKQLGIEGEKGSLDAGKDADFVILDEDFEVLETYVAGRKVYG, encoded by the coding sequence ATGACCCGGGCAATCGTTTTTAAAAATGCCACTCTCTATACACCCGGGAGGACGATCCGCGATCCTTATATGAAAATAACAGATTTGGGACAGATTGCGTCTGTCGGTTTTGCAGACGATCTTGATGCGCGAGAGGAAATCCGTACAGTGACATTCAGCACCCCTGCGCGCATCGTTCCCGGCTTCATTGATCTCCATATCCACGGGGCGGCCAATGCAGATGTGATGGACGGAACGGAAGAGGCGCTGGGAAAAATGCAGCGAGTCCTTCCTGCAGAAGGGAGCACGTCTTTTTTAGCCACTACCCTGACCCAGACACCGGAGGAAAAAATGAAAGCGCTCAGGGTCTGCCGCCGCGTTTCGGAACAGACGGATCGAACTGGGGCAAACCTGCTTGGCGTGCACCTGGAAGGACCATTTATTTCAGAAAAACGGGCTGGTGCACAGCCGGCACAGTTTATCAGGAAAGCGGATATTGCTTTATTTGAAAAATTTCAGGAGGCTTCAGGCGGCCGGATCCGTCTTGTCACTATTGCACCGGAAGAAGATGAGGAAGGGCTGGTGGAATTTTTGCACGAGTCGGGGGTGATCCCTTCCATCGGGCATTCGGATGCTCACTACGAAGAGGTGGTCCGCAGCATTGAGCGGGGTGTGCGGCACGCGACGCACCTGTTTAATGGGATGCGGGGCATCCATCACCGGGACCCGGGAACCGCTGGCGGCGTTCTGCTTCATGCCGAAATTGCGGCGGAGGTCATCGCCGACGGCATCCACATTGCCCCGTCAATGTTGAAGTTCGCCTACAGGCAAAAAGGGGCGGATGGAATCATCCTGATTACGGATGCGATGAGAGCCAAAGGAATGGGCGAAGGAACCTACCAGCTTGGAGGCCAGGACGTGACCGTCAAAAACGGACAGGCGACGCTCGGGGACGGCACGCTTGCTGGAAGTATCCTGAAAATGAATGAAGCAGTCCGGAATATGATTGCATTCACCGGCTGTTCGTTTGAGGAAGCAGTCCGGATGGCCGCCTTTAACCCGGCAAAACAGCTGGGTATTGAGGGGGAAAAAGGAAGTCTGGACGCGGGGAAGGACGCAGACTTTGTGATTTTGGATGAAGACTTTGAAGTTCTGGAGACATATGTGGCCGGCCGGAAGGTATATGGATAA
- a CDS encoding BadF/BadG/BcrA/BcrD ATPase family protein: MLFIGIDGGGTKTEGVVTDLEGNVLSRKFTSSTNPSASTITVSVKRAGELTAGLLAALPSYGKKNVYIFAGIAGLGRKNDISRWTTEWDRQAPDLFGEHAARIQITASHDGVTALYSGTRGQSGVVTIAGTGSFSYGINQKGEEGRCGGWGYLAGDPGSGFAMGQRALQHALRELDQGYGELSGLTSTILDRIKCADRDGLLTWVYGDPAEGRTRVAGLTGALFNAADAGDTGAARIIKTEARHLADQSSTLIRRLFADEMASGNTVRHVLAGGLFNRNDWIAPVLEEEYQRQNLSVVNVFPACTPAEGAAAFLRREAGLE, encoded by the coding sequence ATGCTGTTCATCGGAATTGACGGAGGCGGAACGAAAACTGAAGGGGTGGTAACTGACTTAGAGGGAAACGTACTTTCCCGGAAATTTACGTCGTCAACGAACCCGAGCGCGAGCACAATCACCGTCTCCGTAAAGCGGGCAGGAGAGCTGACGGCGGGGCTTCTTGCCGCACTTCCTTCCTATGGGAAGAAGAATGTTTACATATTTGCAGGCATTGCCGGGCTTGGCAGAAAGAATGACATTTCCCGCTGGACCACGGAATGGGACAGGCAGGCGCCGGATCTTTTTGGCGAACATGCAGCACGCATTCAGATCACCGCTTCTCACGACGGAGTGACCGCTCTCTATAGCGGCACCAGAGGGCAATCCGGTGTGGTGACTATCGCCGGAACCGGCTCTTTTTCCTACGGGATTAATCAAAAAGGGGAGGAAGGGCGCTGTGGGGGATGGGGCTACCTGGCCGGTGACCCGGGAAGCGGCTTTGCCATGGGCCAGCGGGCGCTGCAGCATGCGCTTCGTGAACTGGACCAAGGTTATGGGGAACTGTCCGGACTGACTTCCACGATCCTCGATCGAATAAAGTGTGCCGATCGCGACGGGCTCCTCACCTGGGTGTATGGGGACCCGGCGGAAGGCAGGACAAGAGTGGCAGGTTTGACTGGAGCCTTGTTCAACGCTGCTGACGCAGGGGACACGGGGGCTGCCCGGATCATAAAAACCGAAGCCCGGCACCTTGCCGACCAGAGCAGCACATTGATCCGCCGGCTGTTCGCCGACGAGATGGCCAGCGGAAATACCGTACGCCACGTACTGGCAGGGGGGCTGTTTAACCGGAACGACTGGATTGCGCCGGTACTCGAAGAAGAATACCAGAGGCAGAACCTAAGTGTAGTTAATGTTTTTCCTGCGTGCACACCGGCTGAAGGCGCGGCTGCTTTTTTGCGCAGGGAGGCTGGTTTGGAGTAG
- a CDS encoding GumC domain-containing protein: protein MGIGLKVAGVGIAGAVVAGGTLVFTGEQTIEDAKDLFDELRDKVFSFSQNETALANALGDLEGEANSTIAEANAQIDAMAIQIQTLQGNKTYLENIKAYLEGQVDSLTAERDQLQSELGEANDTIVSLNAEIKGLEGELATVTAELESTQASLVQLQSEYDELLADYDLSQDEVDRLEAELTKANDKVAELENYMTKIKEETEGLNPMDADELAEALETSLDGVSDGDITVENLNLTFMMDGHPDKETAEGERVWRVTNPNAFDVSVNWTQAGGGSGHHLATPGASFYIVDTGNTMTIHWENEDGDTKSNTKAAGY from the coding sequence ATGGGTATTGGGTTGAAGGTAGCAGGAGTGGGTATTGCAGGTGCAGTAGTAGCAGGGGGTACACTGGTATTTACAGGCGAACAAACGATTGAAGATGCTAAGGACTTGTTTGATGAACTGAGAGATAAGGTGTTCTCTTTCAGCCAGAATGAAACAGCTTTAGCAAATGCTCTAGGTGATCTGGAAGGTGAAGCTAACTCAACTATCGCAGAAGCTAACGCACAGATTGATGCAATGGCAATTCAGATTCAAACTCTTCAAGGGAATAAGACATACTTAGAAAACATCAAAGCATACTTAGAAGGTCAAGTTGACTCTCTAACTGCTGAAAGAGATCAACTTCAAAGTGAGCTAGGTGAAGCTAATGACACGATTGTCTCACTTAACGCTGAGATCAAAGGTCTTGAAGGAGAACTTGCAACTGTAACAGCAGAACTTGAATCTACGCAGGCTAGTCTTGTACAGTTACAATCAGAGTACGATGAGCTACTTGCTGACTACGATCTTAGCCAGGATGAGGTAGATCGCCTTGAAGCAGAGCTAACGAAAGCAAATGACAAAGTTGCAGAGCTTGAAAACTATATGACAAAGATCAAGGAAGAAACTGAAGGCTTGAACCCTATGGATGCTGATGAACTAGCAGAGGCGCTTGAAACTTCTCTAGACGGCGTATCTGATGGTGACATCACTGTTGAGAACCTTAATCTTACGTTCATGATGGACGGACACCCTGACAAAGAGACGGCAGAAGGTGAGCGTGTATGGCGTGTAACTAACCCTAATGCCTTTGACGTATCTGTAAACTGGACTCAGGCAGGAGGCGGTAGTGGACACCATCTTGCTACTCCGGGGGCATCCTTCTACATTGTGGATACTGGCAACACTATGACTATCCATTGGGAAAATGAGGATGGGGACACTAAGAGCAACACTAAAGCGGCAGGTTATTAA
- a CDS encoding transposase yields MPRRAREQSRSGIYHVIWRGANRQELFHDDADRIRFLDITKRFKTKAEISVYAWCLMNNHIHLLVKEGNEPIATTMKRVGVSFVSYYNWKYGTTGHLFQDRFKSEKVESVRYLLTVTRYIHQNPVKAGMVAAPDDWKWSSSSVYFGKGSPLVNALLNREYVLSSFSGKGTAMATKAFREFNEAINNDECLDEAAVRRLTDEEARIQIIERLDSVELAHVKSLPKNERNEAIGRIKGINGMSKMQAARILGISPYIVYRA; encoded by the coding sequence ATGCCCCGGCGTGCTCGGGAGCAAAGCCGAAGTGGTATATATCATGTTATTTGGCGTGGAGCGAATCGCCAGGAACTGTTCCACGATGACGCGGATCGCATCCGGTTTCTTGATATCACTAAACGGTTCAAGACGAAAGCGGAGATAAGTGTGTATGCCTGGTGCCTGATGAACAACCATATTCATCTGCTCGTAAAAGAAGGAAATGAGCCGATCGCGACAACGATGAAACGTGTGGGTGTAAGTTTCGTATCCTACTATAACTGGAAATACGGGACCACAGGCCATCTGTTTCAGGACCGGTTCAAAAGTGAGAAGGTGGAATCGGTGAGGTATCTGCTCACGGTTACCCGATATATTCACCAGAATCCCGTCAAAGCAGGTATGGTGGCGGCGCCGGATGACTGGAAGTGGAGCAGCAGCTCTGTGTATTTCGGGAAGGGTTCGCCACTTGTAAATGCGCTTCTGAATCGGGAGTATGTGTTAAGCAGTTTCAGCGGGAAAGGTACAGCAATGGCGACAAAGGCTTTCAGGGAATTCAATGAAGCAATCAACAATGACGAATGTCTGGATGAAGCAGCAGTGCGAAGACTTACAGATGAAGAGGCGCGGATTCAGATTATTGAGAGACTTGATTCTGTTGAGCTTGCCCATGTGAAAAGCCTTCCGAAAAACGAACGCAACGAAGCCATTGGAAGAATAAAAGGGATCAATGGAATGTCGAAGATGCAGGCAGCCAGAATTCTTGGGATTTCCCCGTACATTGTTTACCGCGCGTAA
- a CDS encoding CAP domain-containing protein — protein sequence MTRTTPGGNIAAGYWTPLATMEGWMNSSGHRDNLLRPHYIYMGAGYVARGDSGSPSPTYWTQMLSSRM from the coding sequence ATCACTAGAACTACTCCCGGGGGAAATATTGCAGCCGGATATTGGACTCCACTCGCCACGATGGAGGGCTGGATGAACAGCTCCGGCCACCGCGACAACCTCCTTCGCCCGCACTATATTTACATGGGTGCAGGATACGTGGCACGGGGCGACTCCGGCTCCCCATCCCCCACCTACTGGACACAGATGCTCAGCAGCAGAATGTAA
- a CDS encoding helix-turn-helix domain-containing protein has protein sequence MGAEELGLEIANQRKKMNFTQAELAKGICSQPALSVIEKGEVSPTLENLFYFSLKLNKSVDYFLQYLIEDKDPDHINRVIQTIEKLTVEQKYRDIYQLVDKESESVKEGTGGSWFYLYLKWYRAVSTYHLKLSDEEETLINLKELLGEKYSLINKKDFLSVKIYNTIAFIHAENGREKEALINFQKALNTELAYMENRIPTQDPNIYRIRLYYNIAKTHYDLKNFNEAKEWINKGIRQSRKEENMSLLGNLYYYLGQCLEKAGSSPNEISSAYRTARDIFAFLGRDHYLEILSNLKEEYLDPMEKV, from the coding sequence ATGGGGGCAGAAGAACTGGGTCTTGAGATTGCAAATCAGCGTAAAAAAATGAATTTCACTCAGGCCGAACTGGCTAAAGGTATTTGTTCGCAACCCGCTCTGAGTGTGATTGAAAAGGGGGAAGTGAGTCCGACTCTTGAAAATCTTTTTTATTTTTCTCTTAAATTAAATAAATCGGTAGATTATTTCCTCCAGTATTTAATCGAAGATAAGGATCCTGATCATATAAACCGAGTGATTCAAACGATTGAAAAGTTAACTGTGGAACAGAAGTACAGGGACATTTATCAATTGGTGGATAAGGAGTCCGAGTCAGTCAAAGAGGGTACTGGAGGTTCGTGGTTCTATCTTTATCTAAAGTGGTATCGGGCAGTAAGTACCTATCATCTTAAACTGTCAGATGAGGAAGAAACGCTGATCAACTTGAAGGAATTACTAGGGGAAAAGTATAGTCTAATCAATAAAAAAGATTTCCTGTCTGTGAAAATTTATAATACTATTGCATTTATACATGCAGAAAACGGGCGGGAAAAAGAAGCACTGATTAACTTCCAGAAAGCTCTCAATACTGAACTGGCATACATGGAGAACCGTATCCCTACACAGGACCCGAATATATACCGGATTAGGCTATACTATAATATAGCCAAAACGCATTACGATTTAAAGAATTTTAATGAAGCAAAAGAATGGATCAATAAAGGTATTAGGCAATCACGTAAAGAGGAGAATATGTCCCTGCTCGGAAATCTCTATTATTATTTGGGGCAGTGTCTTGAAAAGGCCGGCAGTTCACCAAATGAAATATCTTCAGCTTATCGAACTGCCCGAGATATTTTCGCTTTTCTAGGACGGGATCATTATCTTGAAATACTGTCGAACCTTAAAGAAGAGTATTTAGATCCTATGGAAAAAGTGTAA
- a CDS encoding GNAT family N-acetyltransferase translates to MEDLRICPVDEGNWRQLIALEPAERQKRFIESNHVSLLESVFDKENSWTCYGLFRGETAVGFMMIGAENSEEGYIWLDRFMIDKNHQAQGLGSAFVQKAIDYITAHFDVSEIVLSVTKENEKAKQFYEKQGFINSGLIDPEYDEEIFTYRM, encoded by the coding sequence GTGGAAGATTTGAGAATTTGCCCAGTCGATGAGGGTAACTGGCGACAGCTGATTGCCCTTGAACCAGCAGAGAGGCAGAAGCGTTTTATCGAGAGTAATCACGTTTCTCTTCTGGAATCGGTCTTTGATAAAGAAAACAGCTGGACATGCTACGGCCTCTTCAGGGGCGAAACAGCTGTTGGTTTTATGATGATCGGTGCAGAGAACAGCGAGGAGGGTTACATCTGGCTCGACCGCTTTATGATCGACAAAAATCATCAAGCCCAGGGGCTTGGCAGCGCCTTCGTACAAAAAGCAATCGACTACATTACCGCTCATTTCGACGTCAGCGAAATCGTGCTGAGTGTGACAAAAGAAAATGAGAAGGCCAAACAGTTCTACGAAAAGCAGGGCTTCATCAATTCCGGACTGATTGACCCTGAATACGATGAAGAAATCTTCACCTACCGAATGTGA
- a CDS encoding DUF4190 domain-containing protein, whose translation MEEIGESAGVVKEKVNGKAVTSLVLGIVSLILPYVGLITGIIGIVLAKSALKEIKVSSEGGRGLAVGGLTCSIIATVLYAIMVVLFILSLGWATIY comes from the coding sequence GTGGAGGAGATAGGCGAGAGTGCGGGTGTTGTTAAGGAGAAAGTGAATGGTAAGGCGGTGACCTCCCTGGTGCTTGGGATTGTGTCCCTGATTCTTCCGTATGTGGGACTGATTACAGGGATCATCGGAATTGTGCTTGCCAAGTCGGCACTGAAGGAGATTAAAGTGTCTTCAGAGGGGGGGAGGGGGCTGGCTGTGGGTGGCCTGACGTGCAGCATAATTGCCACAGTTCTGTACGCCATTATGGTCGTCCTGTTTATTCTTTCACTCGGCTGGGCAACCATATATTAA